The proteins below come from a single Biomphalaria glabrata chromosome 10, xgBioGlab47.1, whole genome shotgun sequence genomic window:
- the LOC106059609 gene encoding uncharacterized protein LOC106059609: protein MNGFFVFIVYLPLIVSTSAPIPCCWYKQWEGFVAQKHGVYDSVGNFASVADIQGTIHMDYNRLMVVNDLVMTNASQVFALSSIEDYNKNVSYTIISGQCYKAPLRGRLQDNCVPENSHYLGNHSYLGIVADTWILPYYSKILTTSVRMTVTRDGCIPIQEVLLTISSTSSLSFINMMNITQGIVDPNIFNIPSICQQTPIHSSQVPLMDLVGLHSFVKYKIV from the exons ATGAATGGCTTCTTTGTGTTCATTGTTTATCTTCCCTTGATTGTCTCAACCTCGGCGCCGATTCCCTGCTGCTGGTACAAACAGTGGGAAGGTTTTGTCGCCCAG AAACATGGAGTCTATGACAGTGTCGGCAACTTTGCTTCAGTCGCGGACATACAAGGAACGATTCACATGGATTACAATCGCCTCATGGTAGTCAATGACTTAGTGATGACCAACGCCAGCCAGGTGTTCGCCTTGTCCAGCATTGAAGATTACAACAAG AATGTTTCTTATACAATCATAAGTGGTCAATGTTACAAGGCTCCACTTCGAGGTCGGCTGCAGGACAATTGCGTGCCAG AGAACTCTCATTATCTTGGAAATCACAGTTATCTAGGTATTGTGGCTGACACTTGGATACTCCCCTACTACAGCAAAATTCTGACAACTTCAGTGCGCATGACTGTCACTAGGGACGGATGTATCCCAATTCAAGAAGTGCTGTTGACTATATCCTCCA CATCAAGTTTAAGTTTTATTAACATGATGAATATCACTCAAGGTATTGTAGACCCCAATATATTTAACATACCAAGTATATGTCAACAGACTCCTATACACAGTTCACAG GTTCCCTTAATGGATCTTGTAGGTCTCCATTCTTTTGTGAAGTACAAAATTGTTTAG
- the LOC106056733 gene encoding uncharacterized protein LOC106056733 isoform X2, whose protein sequence is MADVAPLGHVCKHWVNEEGILYHSEGVSCAPKKDFYVLDITADELVMTVWKITNPFRVSSKETLAPKKFKCLYSEFKQSHEFRACIMHHGLGELEYIDNLIEGRIDYLSRVSKKIQLMVIEHLSLPSIYRLMRTNKYFKKKINIKYMNPVTKKTSGSSNSDKDSKTIARLRESLGSDYFNMFLADDESTGRRGSTLSTLGQFANDASAGTRRRDSATRRSLVQELTRDTVDLSYAFRGRANSLIKSDVEAPVKKDDQRRKSLPINKL, encoded by the exons ATGGCGGACGTGGCGCCCCTGGGACACGTGTGCAAGCACTGGGTCAACGAAGAGGGCATCCTGTACCACTCAGAGGGCGTGAGTTGCGCCCCTAAAAAAGACTTCTATGTCTTGGACATTACCGCAGATGAG CTTGTCATGACGGTCTGGAAAATTACGAACCCTTTTCGAGTTTCGTCCAAAGAGACTCTGGCGCCAAAGAAGTTCAAATGTCTTTACTCGGAATTCAAACAAAGCCACGAATTCAGAG CATGCATCATGCATCATGGCCTGGGCGAGCTCGAATACATAGACAATCTGATCGAGGGAAGAATCGATTACTTGAGCCGTGTGAGCAAAAAGATACAGTTGATGGTAATCGAACATTTGTCGCTGCCGAGCATATATCGTCTGATGCGGAcaaataagtattttaaaaag AAAATCAACATTAAATACATGAACCCGGTCACCAAAAAGACGTCTGGCTCGAGTAACAGCGATAAGGACTCCAAGACCATTGCGAGGCTGAGGGAAAGTCTAGGGAGTGACTACTTTAACATGTTCCTAGCAGACGACGAAAGTACAGGAAGACGCGGGAGCACTCTCTCCACGCTGGGACAGTTTGCAAATGACGCCAGTGCTGGGACCAGACGCAGGGACTCAGCAACACGGCGAAGCTTGGTACAAGAGCTGACGAGAGATACCGTGGATCTGTCTTACGCCTTCCGTGGTAGGGCGAACTCCCTTATCAAATCTGATGTCGAGGCGCCGGTTAAGAAAGATGATCAACGCAGGAAATCACTCCCCATAAACAAATTGTAG
- the LOC106056733 gene encoding uncharacterized protein LOC106056733 isoform X1 — translation MADVAPLGHVCKHWVNEEGILYHSEGVSCAPKKDFYVLDITADELVMTVWKITNPFRVSSKETLAPKKFKCLYSEFKQSHEFRACIMHHGLGELEYIDNLIEGRIDYLSRVSKKIQLMVIEHLSLPSIYRLMRTNKYFKKLCSDDEVWQGYLMRNNLIRYATPGLEDIANTQGWKAYASVLLRLKKINIKYMNPVTKKTSGSSNSDKDSKTIARLRESLGSDYFNMFLADDESTGRRGSTLSTLGQFANDASAGTRRRDSATRRSLVQELTRDTVDLSYAFRGRANSLIKSDVEAPVKKDDQRRKSLPINKL, via the exons ATGGCGGACGTGGCGCCCCTGGGACACGTGTGCAAGCACTGGGTCAACGAAGAGGGCATCCTGTACCACTCAGAGGGCGTGAGTTGCGCCCCTAAAAAAGACTTCTATGTCTTGGACATTACCGCAGATGAG CTTGTCATGACGGTCTGGAAAATTACGAACCCTTTTCGAGTTTCGTCCAAAGAGACTCTGGCGCCAAAGAAGTTCAAATGTCTTTACTCGGAATTCAAACAAAGCCACGAATTCAGAG CATGCATCATGCATCATGGCCTGGGCGAGCTCGAATACATAGACAATCTGATCGAGGGAAGAATCGATTACTTGAGCCGTGTGAGCAAAAAGATACAGTTGATGGTAATCGAACATTTGTCGCTGCCGAGCATATATCGTCTGATGCGGAcaaataagtattttaaaaag CTATGCAGCGACGATGAAGTCTGGCAAGGGTATTTGATGCGCAATAACCTCATCAGATACGCGACTCCAGGTCTGGAGGACATAGCCAACACACAGGGATGGAAGGCCTACGCATCAGTTCTCTTGCGTCTAAAG AAAATCAACATTAAATACATGAACCCGGTCACCAAAAAGACGTCTGGCTCGAGTAACAGCGATAAGGACTCCAAGACCATTGCGAGGCTGAGGGAAAGTCTAGGGAGTGACTACTTTAACATGTTCCTAGCAGACGACGAAAGTACAGGAAGACGCGGGAGCACTCTCTCCACGCTGGGACAGTTTGCAAATGACGCCAGTGCTGGGACCAGACGCAGGGACTCAGCAACACGGCGAAGCTTGGTACAAGAGCTGACGAGAGATACCGTGGATCTGTCTTACGCCTTCCGTGGTAGGGCGAACTCCCTTATCAAATCTGATGTCGAGGCGCCGGTTAAGAAAGATGATCAACGCAGGAAATCACTCCCCATAAACAAATTGTAG